A stretch of the Brevundimonas sp. MF30-B genome encodes the following:
- the ffh gene encoding signal recognition particle protein, with protein MFEALNERLTGVFDRITGRGALSEKDVEAALREVRVALLEADVALPVVKDFIAKAKEAATGEDVIRSVKPADQVIKIVYDGLVDMLGGEEPVGLNTNATPPAVILMAGLQGSGKTTTSAKLALRLTKFDRKKVMMASLDTRRPAAMEQLQTLGKQIEVATLPIVAGESAVQITRRALSSAKLQGFDVLILDTAGRITLDEGLMNEVAEVADISRPVETLLVADSLTGQDAVRTAAAFHERLPLTGLVLTRADGDGRGGAMLSMRAVTGLPIKYLGAGEKVDQLDVFDARRVAGRILGQGDIVALVEKAAGELDQAKAEKMARKLAKGQFDLDDLAGQLAQMKRMGGLQGVMGLLPGVAKMKAQMADNNIDDRMIARQEAILSSMTKAERKKPDLLNASRKRRVAAGAGVEVQDINRLLKQHRQMADMVKSLSRGGPKKMQQMAAMLGGLGGGAGGADMARLKAMGGGKMPEPDAEQMKALQDRFAGLGGGQTPGGLPGLPGLPKKN; from the coding sequence ATGTTCGAGGCTCTGAACGAGCGGCTGACAGGCGTATTCGACCGGATCACCGGCCGCGGCGCCCTGTCCGAAAAGGATGTCGAGGCCGCGCTGCGCGAGGTCCGCGTCGCCCTGCTCGAGGCCGACGTCGCCCTGCCCGTCGTCAAGGACTTCATCGCCAAGGCCAAGGAGGCCGCGACCGGCGAGGACGTGATCCGTTCGGTCAAGCCGGCCGATCAGGTCATCAAGATCGTCTATGACGGCCTGGTCGACATGCTAGGCGGCGAAGAGCCTGTCGGGCTGAACACCAACGCCACGCCCCCCGCCGTCATCCTGATGGCCGGCCTGCAGGGCTCGGGCAAGACGACGACCTCGGCCAAGCTGGCGCTGCGCCTGACCAAGTTCGATCGCAAGAAGGTCATGATGGCCTCGCTGGACACGCGGCGTCCGGCGGCGATGGAGCAGCTGCAGACCCTTGGCAAGCAGATCGAGGTCGCCACCCTGCCGATCGTGGCGGGCGAGAGCGCGGTCCAGATCACCCGCCGGGCCCTGTCCTCGGCCAAGCTTCAGGGCTTCGACGTCCTGATCCTGGACACCGCCGGCCGCATCACCCTGGACGAAGGGCTGATGAACGAGGTGGCTGAGGTCGCCGACATCAGCCGCCCCGTCGAGACCCTGCTTGTCGCCGACAGCCTGACCGGCCAGGACGCGGTGCGCACCGCGGCCGCCTTCCACGAACGCCTGCCGCTGACCGGCCTGGTGCTGACCCGCGCCGACGGCGACGGGCGCGGCGGCGCCATGCTGTCGATGCGCGCCGTCACCGGCTTGCCGATCAAATATCTGGGCGCGGGCGAAAAGGTCGACCAGCTGGACGTCTTCGACGCCCGCCGCGTCGCCGGCCGCATCCTGGGCCAGGGCGACATCGTGGCCCTGGTCGAAAAGGCCGCCGGCGAGCTGGATCAGGCCAAGGCCGAGAAGATGGCCCGCAAGCTGGCCAAGGGTCAGTTCGATCTGGACGACCTGGCCGGCCAGCTGGCGCAGATGAAGCGCATGGGCGGTCTGCAGGGCGTCATGGGCCTGCTGCCGGGCGTGGCCAAGATGAAGGCCCAGATGGCCGACAACAACATCGACGACCGCATGATCGCCCGCCAGGAGGCCATTCTGTCGTCCATGACCAAGGCCGAGCGCAAGAAGCCCGACCTGCTGAACGCCAGCCGCAAGCGCCGCGTGGCCGCCGGCGCCGGCGTCGAGGTTCAGGATATCAACCGCCTGCTGAAGCAGCACCGGCAGATGGCCGACATGGTCAAGTCGCTGTCGCGCGGCGGACCCAAGAAGATGCAGCAGATGGCCGCCATGCTGGGCGGCCTGGGCGGCGGTGCGGGCGGGGCCGACATGGCCCGCCTCAAGGCGATGGGCGGGGGCAAGATGCCCGAGCCGGACGCCGAACAGATGAAAGCCCTTCAGGACCGGTTCGCCGGCCTGGGCGGCGGACAAACGCCGGGGGGCCTTCCGGGTCTTCCCGGCCTCCCCAAGAAGAACTGA
- the rlmN gene encoding 23S rRNA (adenine(2503)-C(2))-methyltransferase RlmN, translated as MSITLDLSRASSPAAAAPVNLSGLTRAGLRQALIDAGVCPPEKAKMRASQIWGWIHHYGVTDFAAMSNVAKDMQAKLAAHFTLARPEIVERQVSKDGTRKWLIRTAPGIEVEAVYIPDVGRAGALCVSSQVGCTLNCTFCHTGTQKLVRNLTTAEIVAQVQVARDDLGEWPSPKEDRRLSNIVFMGMGEPLYNLDHVADAIDIISDNEGIALSRRRITVSTSGVVPKLNELGERTAAMLAISLHATNDALRDVLVPLNKKYPLDQLMAGIRAYPGLSNARRVTFEYVMLKGVNDSPEEARALLDLIKGIPAKVNLIPFNPWPGTDYECSDWKTIERFAAILNNAGYASPIRTPRGRDILAACGQLKSESEKVRASALRKAEQAAA; from the coding sequence TTGAGCATCACGCTCGATCTTTCGCGCGCTTCGTCGCCGGCCGCTGCGGCCCCCGTCAACCTCAGCGGTCTGACGCGTGCGGGGCTGCGCCAGGCGCTGATCGACGCCGGCGTCTGCCCGCCCGAAAAGGCCAAGATGCGCGCCAGCCAGATCTGGGGCTGGATCCACCACTACGGCGTGACCGACTTCGCGGCCATGAGCAACGTCGCCAAGGACATGCAGGCCAAGCTGGCCGCGCACTTCACCCTGGCCCGCCCCGAGATCGTCGAGCGCCAGGTGTCCAAGGACGGCACGCGCAAATGGCTGATCCGGACGGCGCCGGGCATCGAGGTCGAGGCCGTCTACATCCCCGACGTGGGCCGGGCCGGGGCGCTGTGCGTCTCCTCCCAGGTCGGCTGCACCCTGAACTGCACCTTCTGCCACACGGGCACGCAGAAGCTGGTGCGCAACCTGACCACGGCCGAAATCGTGGCTCAGGTCCAGGTGGCTCGTGACGATCTGGGCGAATGGCCGTCGCCCAAGGAAGACCGCCGCCTGTCCAACATCGTCTTCATGGGCATGGGCGAGCCACTCTACAATCTGGACCACGTCGCCGACGCCATCGACATCATCTCTGACAACGAGGGCATCGCCCTCTCGCGTCGGCGGATCACCGTCTCGACCTCGGGCGTCGTGCCCAAGCTGAACGAGCTCGGCGAGCGCACCGCTGCCATGCTGGCGATCAGCCTGCACGCCACCAACGATGCGCTGCGCGACGTTCTGGTGCCGCTGAACAAGAAATATCCGCTGGACCAGCTGATGGCCGGCATCCGCGCCTATCCGGGCCTGTCCAACGCACGGCGGGTGACGTTCGAATACGTCATGCTGAAGGGCGTCAACGACAGCCCCGAGGAGGCCCGCGCCCTGCTGGACTTGATCAAGGGCATCCCCGCCAAGGTCAATCTGATCCCGTTCAACCCGTGGCCGGGCACCGATTACGAATGCTCGGACTGGAAGACCATCGAGCGGTTCGCGGCGATCCTGAACAATGCCGGTTACGCCTCCCCGATCCGCACCCCGCGCGGTCGCGACATTCTCGCCGCCTGCGGCCAGCTGAAGTCCGAGAGCGAGAAGGTCCGGGCGTCTGCGCTCAGGAAGGCGGAGCAGGCGGCGGCTTGA
- the rimM gene encoding ribosome maturation factor RimM (Essential for efficient processing of 16S rRNA), with the protein MAGDDRLILVGQVAGGFGVKGEVRITAYTADPLALTAYGPLLRADGSPGLTLTSARPDKNGVVGRAREIATKEEADALRGLKLHVPRDRFPEPDEDEFYLADLVGVEARDPDDAALGVVKSVQNFGASDMLEIAPATGGPTWYLPFTREAVPELHLTAGWLRAVRPTEVGEREPD; encoded by the coding sequence ATGGCCGGCGATGACAGACTGATCCTGGTGGGCCAAGTGGCCGGCGGCTTCGGCGTGAAGGGCGAGGTGCGGATCACCGCCTACACCGCCGACCCGCTGGCGCTGACGGCGTACGGCCCCCTGTTGCGCGCCGACGGCTCGCCCGGCCTGACCCTGACCTCGGCCCGGCCCGACAAGAACGGCGTCGTCGGCCGCGCCCGCGAGATCGCCACCAAGGAGGAGGCCGACGCCCTGCGCGGGTTGAAGCTGCACGTGCCGCGCGACCGCTTTCCCGAGCCCGACGAGGACGAATTCTATCTCGCCGATCTGGTGGGCGTCGAAGCGCGCGACCCCGACGACGCCGCGCTGGGCGTGGTGAAGTCGGTTCAGAACTTCGGCGCCTCGGACATGCTGGAAATCGCCCCCGCGACCGGCGGCCCGACCTGGTATCTGCCCTTCACCCGCGAGGCCGTGCCCGAACTGCACCTGACCGCCGGCTGGCTGCGCGCCGTGCGCCCGACCGAGGTGGGCGAGCGCGAGCCGGACTGA
- a CDS encoding prolyl oligopeptidase family serine peptidase yields MIRNLACRMALATVLLASTAPMALAQGEQSAGAQTSGAQTAAGQPDRREVGALVFDGIPAIPAELKPQLQRYRNARSASFQDWTADGGMLISTRFGETAQIHRVAAPGADRRQLTFFAEPVGGATALPGSDRYAYSRDSGGAEYFQIYVAGPDGTETALTEAGTRNQGLRVSDDGRLAVWSQVRPGQATYEIVAADPSQPGQRRVLYRGDGLWQPADISSDGRSILLTKYNSIQDSELWVLDVASGQVREVRSSDTPVSYGDALFGPDARSVIATSDEGSDFRGLVEISLADGAVTPLTEGLNWDVASVELSDDGRVLAYVTNEDGYSKLHLRDLRTRRALPQPELPTGVVGGIKFSPDGRSLAITMSTPRSSGDVWTWDVAGGGLTRWTESEVGPIDASAFVIPELVRFDSFDGLSVPAFVYRAPNASGRAPVVIDIHGGPEGQSRPGFNTTYQQWIADLGATVIVPNVRGSTGYGKRYVSLDNGPLRQDSVKDIGALLDWIATQPDLDPERVVVHGGSYGGFMVLASMAAYADRLAGGVDIVGISNFVSFLENTEGYRRDLRRAEYGDERDPAMRAVFDQISPLNLTDRMTSPLLVIQGANDPRVPRSEAEQIVTAVRGHGRPVWYLLAMDEGHGFRKKSNADAQAEVTNLFLRDVFDLPPVSAQ; encoded by the coding sequence ATGATCCGCAATCTGGCGTGCCGCATGGCGCTGGCGACCGTGCTTCTGGCCTCGACGGCGCCGATGGCGCTGGCGCAGGGCGAGCAGAGCGCCGGGGCGCAGACCTCAGGAGCCCAGACCGCCGCCGGCCAGCCGGACCGGCGCGAAGTCGGTGCGCTGGTGTTCGACGGCATCCCCGCGATCCCAGCCGAGCTGAAGCCGCAGCTGCAGCGCTATCGCAACGCGCGCTCGGCGTCCTTCCAGGACTGGACCGCAGACGGCGGCATGCTGATCAGCACGCGCTTCGGCGAAACCGCGCAGATCCACCGGGTCGCAGCGCCCGGCGCGGACCGGCGGCAGCTGACCTTCTTCGCCGAGCCGGTGGGCGGCGCCACCGCCCTGCCGGGCTCGGACCGCTATGCCTACTCGCGCGACAGCGGCGGCGCCGAATATTTCCAGATCTATGTGGCGGGACCGGACGGCACCGAGACGGCGCTGACCGAGGCCGGGACGCGCAACCAAGGCCTGCGGGTGTCCGACGACGGCCGTCTGGCGGTGTGGAGCCAGGTGCGGCCGGGCCAGGCGACCTATGAGATCGTGGCGGCCGATCCGTCTCAGCCGGGCCAGCGGCGGGTGCTGTATCGCGGCGACGGGCTTTGGCAGCCGGCGGACATTTCGTCGGACGGCCGGTCGATCCTGCTGACCAAGTACAACTCGATCCAGGACAGCGAGCTGTGGGTGCTGGATGTCGCCTCGGGCCAGGTGCGCGAGGTTCGTTCGTCCGACACGCCCGTCTCCTATGGCGACGCCCTGTTCGGGCCGGATGCGCGCTCGGTGATCGCCACCAGCGACGAGGGGTCCGATTTCCGCGGCCTGGTCGAAATCTCGCTGGCCGACGGCGCGGTCACGCCGCTGACCGAAGGGCTGAACTGGGACGTGGCGTCCGTCGAGCTGTCGGATGACGGCCGGGTGCTGGCCTATGTCACCAACGAGGACGGCTATTCCAAACTGCACCTGCGCGACCTGCGCACGCGCCGCGCCCTGCCGCAGCCCGAACTGCCGACCGGCGTGGTGGGTGGGATCAAGTTCTCGCCGGACGGCCGCTCGCTGGCCATCACCATGTCGACGCCCCGATCGTCGGGCGACGTCTGGACGTGGGACGTCGCCGGGGGCGGTCTGACGCGCTGGACCGAGTCCGAAGTAGGCCCGATCGACGCCTCGGCCTTCGTCATTCCGGAGCTAGTGCGGTTCGACTCCTTCGACGGCCTCAGCGTGCCGGCCTTCGTCTATCGCGCGCCCAACGCCTCGGGCCGCGCGCCGGTCGTCATCGATATTCACGGCGGCCCCGAAGGCCAGTCCCGACCGGGCTTCAACACCACCTATCAGCAGTGGATCGCCGACCTGGGCGCGACGGTGATCGTGCCCAACGTGCGCGGCTCGACCGGCTACGGCAAGCGCTACGTCTCGCTCGACAACGGCCCGCTGCGCCAGGATTCGGTCAAGGACATCGGAGCCCTGCTGGACTGGATCGCGACCCAGCCGGACCTCGATCCGGAGCGGGTGGTCGTGCACGGCGGATCGTACGGCGGCTTCATGGTGCTGGCCTCGATGGCGGCCTATGCGGATCGGCTGGCGGGCGGTGTCGACATCGTCGGCATCTCCAACTTCGTCAGCTTCCTGGAGAACACCGAGGGCTATCGCCGCGACCTGCGCCGGGCCGAGTACGGCGACGAGCGCGACCCGGCCATGCGGGCGGTCTTCGACCAGATCTCGCCCCTGAACCTGACCGACCGGATGACCAGCCCGCTGCTGGTGATCCAGGGCGCCAACGACCCGCGCGTGCCGCGCTCCGAGGCCGAGCAGATCGTGACGGCCGTGCGCGGCCATGGGCGGCCGGTCTGGTACCTGCTGGCGATGGACGAGGGTCACGGCTTCCGCAAGAAATCCAACGCCGACGCCCAGGCCGAGGTGACCAACCTGTTCCTGCGCGACGTCTTCGACCTGCCGCCGGTCAGCGCACAATAG
- a CDS encoding DUF6491 family protein, producing MRSIPLLTVIATMAGLAGCAPLSPSLSSEDVIGEPRACFRTDFVRNFRSGDSQSIYIRDLSRNVFQLDTSGFCRDLDFVNAIVIRPQAGGGNRVCVDDWVVIGAGAEPCRAVVRRQLTEAEVEALPSRQRP from the coding sequence ATGCGATCGATACCGCTTCTTACAGTGATAGCCACGATGGCGGGCCTGGCCGGGTGCGCGCCGCTCTCGCCCAGCCTGTCGAGCGAGGATGTGATAGGCGAACCGAGAGCGTGCTTCCGCACCGATTTCGTTCGCAACTTCCGTTCCGGCGACAGCCAGAGCATCTACATCCGCGACCTGTCGCGCAATGTTTTCCAACTGGACACTTCAGGCTTTTGTCGAGATTTGGATTTCGTCAACGCCATCGTCATCCGACCTCAGGCCGGGGGCGGCAATCGCGTCTGCGTTGACGACTGGGTCGTCATCGGCGCGGGAGCCGAGCCGTGCCGCGCGGTCGTGCGCCGCCAGTTGACCGAGGCGGAAGTCGAGGCCCTGCCGTCTCGCCAGAGGCCCTAG
- the ppc gene encoding phosphoenolpyruvate carboxylase, with product MIQAADDRLREEIRLLGGLLGDVIRDEGGQALFDRVEAVRQASVAWHRDGADAEAQTLEGLLKDLDAGEAAGLAHGFALFSLLANIAEDRAGQRRARAQTSAGERPDTPEGALRRLAKAGVGPEAARDLLDSALISPVLTAHPSEVRRKSVIDRITAIGDLLDEYDRASVADAPDRLNSGLMRQILILWATRLVRAEGLVVQDEIDTAVSFMQRVFLKVVPEQLADWRRLLDAPELKPFLKVGAWVGGDRDGNPNVDASTLKAAFRTQARAVLGFYLEAVHALGGELSLSADLAKVSPALQALADASGDASPHRADEPYRRALSHIYARLAATHLELADAAPPRPAGFEAPAYEGPDALEADLRLLRDSLVQGHGAAFADDGLSRLIAAVQAFGFHLATLDLRQNADMHERVVADLLTGAGVADDYLDLDEDARVAVLEAELASPRPLFSAYADYDAETLKEREILAAAAEALARFGPQAIRTHIVSKTDAASDLLEVYLLLKEAGLFDPADPGACPIQAAPLFETIEDLHASRPTLERLLAQPSAGAVARARGVQEVMIGYSDSNKDGSYLTSGWSLHQASRALLEVTEAAGVRLQLFHGRGGAVGRGGGSAFAGILAQPRGTVSGRIRITEQGEVIANKYGEPAVARLNLDALACGTLLASLEPRPDLSDDDDRLALMDDLSERSRGAYRALVYDTPGFVDYFRAATPIAEIAELKIGSRPASRTSSTRIEDLRAIPWVFSWSQSRVMLPGWFGFGSAVQGADMARLAELNRDWPFFRTLIQNMEMVMAKSDMTLAERYAGLVPDRALAERVLGEIRAEWERTHAAVLAITGEDRLLGGQPELEQLIQLRMPYVEPLNHVQVELIGRRRAGDDDPQLRDAILLTINGVAAGLRNSG from the coding sequence ATGATCCAGGCCGCCGACGACCGACTGCGCGAGGAAATCCGTCTGCTGGGCGGCCTGCTCGGCGATGTGATCCGCGACGAGGGCGGACAGGCTCTGTTCGACCGCGTCGAGGCGGTGCGTCAGGCCTCGGTCGCCTGGCACCGCGACGGCGCCGACGCCGAGGCGCAGACGCTGGAAGGCCTGCTCAAGGATCTGGACGCGGGCGAGGCGGCGGGTCTGGCGCACGGCTTCGCCCTGTTTTCGCTGTTGGCCAACATCGCCGAGGATCGGGCCGGCCAGCGCCGCGCGCGGGCTCAGACCTCGGCCGGCGAACGGCCCGACACGCCCGAGGGCGCGCTGCGTCGGCTGGCCAAGGCCGGGGTGGGGCCGGAGGCCGCGCGCGATCTGCTGGACAGCGCCCTGATCTCGCCGGTGCTGACGGCCCACCCGTCGGAGGTGCGGCGCAAGAGCGTGATCGACCGCATCACGGCCATCGGCGATCTGCTGGATGAGTACGACCGCGCGAGCGTCGCCGACGCGCCGGATAGGCTGAACTCCGGGCTGATGCGCCAGATACTGATCCTGTGGGCGACCCGGTTGGTGCGCGCCGAGGGCTTGGTGGTGCAGGACGAGATCGACACGGCGGTGTCCTTCATGCAGCGGGTCTTCCTGAAGGTCGTGCCCGAACAGCTGGCCGACTGGCGGCGTCTGCTGGACGCGCCGGAGCTCAAGCCGTTCCTCAAGGTCGGGGCCTGGGTCGGCGGCGACCGCGACGGCAATCCCAATGTCGACGCCTCGACGCTGAAGGCGGCCTTCCGCACCCAGGCGCGGGCGGTGCTGGGGTTTTATCTGGAGGCCGTGCATGCGCTGGGCGGCGAGCTGAGCCTGTCGGCTGATCTGGCGAAGGTCAGCCCTGCCTTGCAGGCCCTGGCCGACGCCTCGGGCGACGCTTCGCCGCATCGCGCGGACGAGCCCTATCGTCGAGCGCTGTCGCACATCTACGCCCGGCTGGCGGCGACGCATCTGGAACTGGCCGACGCCGCCCCGCCGCGCCCGGCCGGGTTCGAGGCCCCCGCCTATGAGGGGCCGGACGCCTTGGAGGCCGACTTGCGGCTGCTGCGCGACAGCCTGGTGCAGGGCCATGGCGCGGCCTTCGCCGACGACGGCCTGTCGCGTCTGATCGCGGCAGTGCAGGCTTTCGGCTTCCACCTGGCGACCCTGGACCTGCGTCAGAATGCCGATATGCACGAACGGGTCGTGGCCGATCTGCTGACAGGCGCGGGCGTCGCCGACGACTATCTCGACCTGGACGAGGACGCGCGCGTCGCGGTGCTTGAGGCCGAGCTGGCCTCGCCCCGCCCGCTGTTCTCGGCCTATGCCGACTATGACGCCGAGACCCTGAAGGAGCGCGAGATCCTGGCGGCGGCCGCGGAAGCGCTGGCCCGGTTCGGGCCGCAGGCGATCCGCACCCACATCGTCTCCAAGACCGACGCGGCGTCCGATCTGCTTGAGGTCTATCTGCTGCTCAAGGAAGCCGGTCTGTTCGATCCGGCCGACCCCGGCGCCTGTCCGATCCAGGCGGCGCCCCTGTTCGAGACCATCGAGGACCTGCACGCTTCGCGGCCGACGCTCGAACGCCTTCTGGCCCAGCCCTCGGCCGGTGCCGTCGCCCGCGCGCGCGGCGTGCAGGAGGTGATGATCGGCTATTCGGACTCGAACAAGGACGGCTCGTACCTGACCTCGGGCTGGTCGCTGCACCAGGCCTCGCGCGCCCTGCTGGAGGTAACCGAGGCGGCGGGCGTGCGGCTGCAGCTGTTCCACGGTCGCGGCGGGGCGGTCGGGCGCGGCGGCGGCTCGGCCTTCGCCGGCATCCTGGCCCAGCCTCGAGGCACGGTCAGCGGCCGCATCCGCATCACTGAACAGGGCGAGGTCATCGCCAACAAATACGGCGAGCCGGCGGTGGCGCGGCTGAACCTGGACGCCCTGGCCTGCGGCACGCTTCTGGCGTCGCTAGAGCCCCGTCCCGACCTGTCGGACGACGACGACCGGCTGGCGCTGATGGACGATCTGTCGGAGCGGTCGCGCGGCGCCTATCGGGCCCTGGTCTATGACACCCCCGGCTTCGTCGACTACTTCCGCGCCGCCACCCCCATCGCCGAGATCGCCGAGCTGAAGATCGGCTCGCGCCCGGCGTCGCGGACGTCCTCGACGCGGATCGAGGATCTGCGGGCCATTCCCTGGGTGTTCAGCTGGTCGCAGTCGCGGGTGATGCTGCCGGGCTGGTTCGGTTTCGGCTCGGCGGTGCAGGGCGCGGACATGGCGCGGCTGGCGGAGTTGAACCGCGACTGGCCCTTCTTCCGCACCCTGATCCAGAACATGGAGATGGTCATGGCCAAGTCGGACATGACACTGGCCGAACGCTACGCCGGACTGGTGCCCGATCGCGCCCTGGCGGAGCGGGTGCTCGGCGAGATCCGCGCCGAATGGGAGCGCACCCACGCCGCCGTCCTGGCGATCACCGGCGAGGATCGACTGCTGGGCGGCCAGCCCGAACTGGAGCAGCTGATCCAGCTGCGCATGCCCTATGTCGAGCCGCTGAACCACGTCCAGGTCGAACTGATCGGCCGCCGGCGCGCTGGCGACGACGACCCCCAGCTGCGCGACGCCATTCTGCTGACCATCAACGGCGTGGCGGCGGGCCTGCGCAACAGCGGCTGA
- the rpsP gene encoding 30S ribosomal protein S16 gives MLKIRLARGGAKKRPYYHIVVADSHSPRDGKFIEKVGSYNPMLPKDGDKPRIALKADRIAEWLGKGAQPTDRVARFISQSQDEALVGKVNWTQSNNPNKAQPGKKAQERAAERAQREADRAEAEAAAKVEAAEAAERAKAEAAAAAEEAKNAPAAEDAPAEDAPAEEAAAEEAPAAEDAPAEDKAEG, from the coding sequence ATGCTGAAGATTCGTCTGGCCCGCGGCGGCGCCAAGAAGCGCCCCTACTACCACATCGTCGTCGCCGACTCGCACTCGCCGCGCGACGGCAAGTTCATTGAGAAGGTCGGCAGCTACAACCCGATGCTGCCCAAGGACGGCGACAAGCCGCGCATCGCCCTGAAGGCCGACCGCATCGCCGAGTGGCTCGGCAAGGGCGCCCAGCCCACCGACCGCGTCGCGCGCTTCATCAGCCAGTCGCAGGACGAAGCCCTGGTCGGCAAGGTGAACTGGACCCAGTCCAACAACCCAAACAAGGCCCAGCCGGGCAAGAAGGCTCAGGAACGCGCCGCCGAGCGCGCCCAGCGCGAAGCCGACCGCGCCGAAGCCGAAGCCGCCGCCAAGGTGGAAGCCGCCGAAGCCGCCGAGCGCGCCAAGGCTGAAGCCGCCGCCGCCGCTGAAGAAGCCAAGAACGCCCCGGCTGCTGAAGACGCTCCGGCTGAAGACGCCCCCGCCGAGGAAGCCGCCGCTGAAGAGGCTCCGGCCGCTGAAGACGCCCCGGCTGAAGACAAGGCCGAGGGCTGA
- the mnmD gene encoding tRNA (5-methylaminomethyl-2-thiouridine)(34)-methyltransferase MnmD produces the protein MTIDTDPRLDWSLEGEPRSGRFGDVYFSKDDGLAESRAVFLAGCGLPDAWAGRRRFVVGELGFGTGLNIAALLTLWRDSRPAGARLNVFSIEAYPLSRDEARRALTAWPEIAPAAEALLAAWPESTPGLHRLDLPQFDAVLDLFIGEVETALSQWTGRADAWFLDGFSPALNPAMWSEAVMDGVAVRSAAGARLSTFTVAGHVRRALAARGFEVEKRPGHGRKRERLEARLPGAASATAAPSALVLGAGVGGAAVARALGAEGVAVTVVEDGASDLASGFPLALATPRLDAGDAVLAALYAAVLERARRLYLDLPDAVAVEGVVQMEAADRDARRYDHIAQQAVWPVGAMNRLESAEVASRLQEADLPGALLMSGALAVRPSVIRQSWLESTARITAHIARVERRGDLWALIDAGGEAIAAADHLVLAGGWGVQGLWSEAPLSPVRGQADWVATDGAPFAAAWGGYGVSDGRLMLFGATHDRGETDTTVRAEDSARNLAALQARMPGKADRVSAAESSARAAVRATTPDRLPLCGEIEAGLHVLGGLGSRGFCVAPLLAEHIAARIVGAPSPLTVDQAARLNPLRFRMRPLAQPDGLDEA, from the coding sequence GTGACCATCGACACCGATCCCCGCCTGGACTGGAGCCTTGAGGGCGAGCCCCGCTCGGGCCGGTTCGGCGACGTCTATTTCTCCAAGGACGACGGCCTGGCGGAAAGCCGCGCGGTCTTCCTGGCCGGTTGCGGCCTGCCCGACGCCTGGGCCGGCCGGCGCCGCTTCGTGGTGGGCGAACTGGGCTTCGGCACCGGTCTGAATATCGCCGCCCTGCTGACGCTGTGGAGAGACAGCCGCCCGGCGGGCGCGCGACTGAATGTCTTTTCGATCGAGGCCTATCCGCTGTCGCGTGACGAGGCGCGCCGCGCGCTGACCGCCTGGCCCGAGATTGCGCCCGCCGCAGAGGCCCTGCTGGCGGCGTGGCCCGAGAGCACGCCCGGCCTGCACCGCCTGGACCTGCCCCAGTTCGACGCGGTGCTGGACCTGTTCATCGGCGAGGTCGAAACCGCTTTGAGCCAATGGACGGGCCGGGCGGACGCCTGGTTCCTCGACGGATTCTCGCCGGCGCTCAATCCCGCCATGTGGTCCGAGGCCGTGATGGACGGCGTCGCCGTCCGCTCGGCCGCAGGGGCGCGCCTGTCAACCTTCACCGTCGCGGGTCATGTGCGGCGCGCGCTCGCGGCCCGTGGCTTTGAGGTGGAGAAGCGCCCGGGTCATGGCCGCAAGCGCGAGCGGCTGGAGGCGCGCCTGCCTGGCGCGGCGTCTGCAACCGCAGCACCCTCGGCCCTGGTGTTGGGCGCTGGCGTCGGCGGCGCCGCCGTTGCGCGCGCCCTGGGCGCCGAAGGGGTCGCCGTGACCGTGGTCGAAGATGGGGCGTCCGACCTGGCTTCGGGTTTTCCGCTGGCGCTGGCGACCCCGCGGCTCGATGCAGGGGATGCGGTGCTGGCGGCCCTCTACGCCGCGGTCTTGGAGCGGGCGAGACGTCTCTATCTCGACCTGCCTGACGCCGTAGCCGTGGAAGGCGTTGTCCAGATGGAGGCGGCCGACCGGGACGCCAGGCGGTACGATCACATCGCCCAGCAGGCCGTGTGGCCGGTCGGCGCAATGAACCGGCTTGAGAGCGCGGAGGTCGCGTCGCGCCTGCAGGAAGCTGATCTTCCCGGCGCGCTGCTGATGTCCGGAGCGCTGGCCGTCCGGCCCTCCGTCATTCGCCAATCATGGCTGGAAAGCACGGCACGCATCACCGCGCACATCGCAAGGGTGGAGCGAAGGGGCGACCTGTGGGCGCTGATCGACGCCGGCGGCGAGGCGATTGCGGCGGCGGATCACCTCGTTCTGGCCGGTGGATGGGGCGTCCAAGGCCTGTGGTCGGAGGCGCCTTTGAGCCCGGTGCGAGGACAAGCGGACTGGGTCGCTACCGACGGTGCGCCCTTCGCCGCCGCCTGGGGCGGATATGGCGTGTCTGACGGACGGCTGATGCTGTTTGGGGCCACCCATGATCGAGGCGAGACCGACACGACGGTCCGCGCGGAAGACTCCGCGCGAAACCTGGCGGCTCTGCAGGCGCGAATGCCCGGCAAGGCCGATCGGGTCTCCGCCGCCGAGTCTTCCGCCCGCGCCGCCGTCAGGGCCACGACGCCGGATCGACTGCCCCTCTGCGGTGAGATCGAAGCCGGTCTGCACGTTCTGGGTGGCCTGGGGTCCCGAGGCTTCTGCGTGGCGCCGCTGCTGGCCGAGCATATCGCCGCGCGGATTGTCGGCGCGCCGTCGCCGCTCACTGTTGATCAGGCCGCTCGGCTTAATCCGCTCCGCTTTCGGATGCGGCCTCTTGCGCAACCTGATGGCCTAGACGAGGCTTAA